A window of Punica granatum isolate Tunisia-2019 chromosome 8, ASM765513v2, whole genome shotgun sequence genomic DNA:
CCAAAACCACACTCAACTCTTTTTTTAATGCATTATGTAATGAaatgtaattaatttcttatctttaatatatatatatatagttgactAGGATTATTTTCGTTTGTTATCGTGTTTTATCATATCGTCTTTTATcatataatgaaattaagaattcttttcatttttatcagACCTACCGGGAActgttttttttcatataatcACGGAGAGGTTTCCATTACAAGTGAAATTCgctatatttttaatatttttgttttatagtttttcttttgttataaGGGAGATCCGTAAATCtggtataataaaatagaaattctaataattaataaaaagatacGGTAATTTCGCTAGAATATTGAAATCTAAAACCTCTTGTTTGTTGCATCCTCTTTGATCATTTTATAGCTCTTATTGGAAGACATAAATGAGATGAACAAGAGATGAACAACAAGCCAGTAACTTTTTACTATGGCATGACGGCCCATGCCGAGCTTAGGCTTTGTTtagttttagatttttttttctatactCCACTTAACTTTactcattttcaatttaacaacataattattattatttcctttttttctttaattttttaatcattcaatgaaattttaatattaaattctctcaacaatcattacttttttattttctccctCCACTTTATTATTACAAccctattaaatatatatatatttatatatatatatatatttatacatagtTGGAATGGAATTGAGTTAAACTCAACTCCATTTCCAAACAATCCCTCATTTCCCAGTTCTCTGGACTGATTTTGAGAAAAGTTAATAGGGATTCATCGTGACCGACCAAATGGAGTAGGTTTGGTTTCAGCCTGCGAAATCAATTGAGTCGCTTGTAAGTGCattgaattaaattattaagaGCTCAACCATATTTCTGATTCTGAAAAATTCTTTATACATTACTGTGATGCAGGAAATCCAGCTAACAACGGCCTTCTGCATTTATTTGCGTTTCCTTTTTTGGTCCATCGTTGGAAGTACATTAACGGAGTTTGtatgttcatttatttaatatatgtatagcGTAATGGCGCACATCTTCATCTAGTAATCATAATATTCTACATTCGATACTCGTCATTAGACAACCCGTAAccatttattagctattaagatttctattttcattATAGTAAACTCATTGACGttccttataataaaaaaaaattgtctaataataTGTCCTCCCTATTAACTTAAAGATGGCACATAACAAATTTTGAACTCTTAAAAAGCAATTAAagcttctctctctttgaCATTATCTATTCTTCCAAATTTACCCCACTCTCATTCAACAAGAATCAAGAGTCtcttaattactttttttccggttacaaGGGAGTCCAAATGgcagtataataaaataaaaatcttaataattaataaaatgatacGAATAATCCTACTGGGTATCGAACCTGTAACGTTATCATTTTTTCCCTCCTTCAATATCCCATGCAACCACGCATAAACCCTTCTTCAACAAGtgaaagttattttattttattttctttagttATTACAGGAAGTGCGATAAAGAACAAATACATGGCTCACTTAAGATGAACATAATCATAAAGTAAGAAATTTTAAACaccttaaaaaatataaacaaaacAAAGTAAGAATAAATTCAATGAGTGCCCAACATACTTTatattccatcaatttttattttgcgtaatttttatgaaaaaatttttGTTCCTTCATTTGCGTGGAACTTTATACAGAAAGGATTATCAAACGCTtgcataaaaaaaaggaactacCATTGTgatgtatatataatgcaaGTCAAGTTCAGTTATCAACTGAACTGATTGACTGAATTGGTTGTGTGTATTTCATCAATTTAGAAATACTTAGTTTGTGTGATATAACTCTTGACATAGAATAATGGACTCCAAAATAATCAATGTCCTAATTTATATATCGATCGACACAAATTCTAATAAGCCCACAAGCGTTGAACCATGAGATTATGCAGTTCACTTAAACGGAGCTCCAATTGTCCACTATCTCCTATGttacttaataattttctaCATAAATTTGCACATACCTAAACCAAAAAATGGAATTGCTTGACACCAAGCTATAAATAtgagaagagaaaaaagaacaaagcAGTGATATTTCCATTTTGATTCTGTCAAATACTTATATATTTAACTGatcattaaatttttattttctaaaatatttgaaaaaactCTGAATATTTCTTATAATGGGGCATGTACATAGGGGATGTGGACGTGgagataaagaaaaaattaataaacagAGAGACTCTAAATTCTGATCGGGAGAAAGATCATATTAGGAAGAAAAGCCAATGTGGGAAAGAGAGAAGCATATAATGTTTTTAGTACACCAAAAATCTGCCTAAGTATCGTTCTTAACTTCAAGGGTTTGACTTAATAGTTAAGAAGGAGTTCATGTATCCACTCAATCTAGGGTTTAAAACTCCTTGGAGGCACCGGAGTATCTTTGGCGTGACCACCAGCTCCATACACTGCCGGGAGTTCACGGAGTCCTGTGcattagtcgggcgaagccCGGATACTTCGagtcaacaaaaaaaaagtatcattttaaaatttttaggaaGACTAGAGGAAGGATCTTAGTGCAGTGATATAAAGCGTCGACTTGAAATCAAGAGGCTCTGGGTTTGATCCTCATCAATAAGATTTATTTGCCcgtttatttcattttatttcctaTCATTCTACTAGTTCCATGGGTTTCcttaaaaagaattattagGATGACTACTAGGCTTAATTTTAGGATAAAAGCATTTCTCAAGTGTGTATGTTTAATTGTTGTGTTTGTATCTCACATTTAGTGGTATTTTCGACATATTAGACTCTCGAAGTTCATTGGAACAAGCAAGGATCAATGGAGCAGTCAGGCTAGACCGTTGTTTGGGTGCTGCTCCATGTGAGAACCGCAATCTCCCCCTCAAGACCACAGTTCCGAGTTGGGTTAGAACCCCCATTTCGATTCTGTGATAGCCAGATCCATCTAGAGAATGCGAAGCAATGAGTCGGTTAATAGTTCTATAACTAATAGTTCATGGTAGGGCTCCTTTCACTATCAAGCATCTTGATACTGCGGTCTGGCACCAATTctctgatttttgaaccctgTTCATGGTCGGCAGAGCCCCAATTTAAGCCTTGTATAACTTGGTTGTTTCTCATTGTATTTATTTAAGGGATTGGTTAGAGTTGTGATTTGTGAGAACTTTGAATTTGTGGTTAGTGTTTTCacattttctcttaattctcCCCTGGTACTCTGGCGATTCCTTGCTCATTAGTGAAGAACGAAGCTTGTCCTTCACTTCTGGATGTTTCCCTTTTAGTCACATTGATTTGGAGGTTTTTATCACATAAATGAGTGTATCGTTCTTCTATCTTTTCCACTACTTCATTATTCTCAAGTTCGATTTCTTCATTTATGCAGCGAGAAATTTTTTTCGTAATTCTATCTCGTCAGATGGCATGAGAAAAAAACTAATAGGATTGCaacaaataagaaaatgatTATTAGTTACCTAAATGATTGCTTTGTTCTTAATTGAATCTCATTGATTATTTCTCGCTGTATTATTATGAGATACAACCATTTAagatttaagattttctccCTTGCAGCATTGGATAAGCCTCATCGTTTATTTGATCTATGCATGCATTTAATTGATGTCTGCGTGTGTCAATCTGTCAGAAGTGATCATGAGCGTTTAATGTATGATCTCTTTGGAAGGGTTTTTCCAacttctttttccccttttttttacaCTTAATTGAATCTATAATATTAATCGATATGGGTTGGTTCAAATAGTTTGGCACTTGTTCCCCTTAAATAAAATCTCTAGTTCAAGTcttatgaatggagaaaatccatgctGGGAGCGCTTTATTTCTTAGAGGGCCAACACAATTTGACCGAATTAGTTGGAGCCTAATTGAACTTCTAGATATCAGAATTTATACtgaaaaaaatctataatatCAGAGAAAGAGGGTGTAGAGTAGCTGCATGGTGGCGCACATCCTTGCCTGTTAATCAAGTGGTTGTCGGTTTTATTCTCATGGCGGGACTATCTGTGCCTTTTAATTAGCTATTAGGattatgatttctatttcattatattaggcTCATGTGCTTTTTgtaacaagaaaaagaaaaatctataatATTACTATATTTCCCTTTATGTTTCATTGTGCACCATGAACTAATGaacccgactaattcagtctgAATCGGATTATCCCATAAAGGGTAAATCTCTTTCAGCGTAAGTTTTCTTCTTTACAAAACTCAAATTGAAATCATCGCTTAATGGGAATAAGTACCGAACTAATCAAAGCACTTGAACTAATCCACGTTGGTCACTTTATCACCCTTGACTTAAACTATCCATTTAATAATAGCTTTTGATTCATGaatctcatttttcttttttcggtgtacATCCATGAAATTTATAATCTAACAAAAGGACATCACGATTGAGGAAGGGGTCTTAGTGCAGTGGCCAAGACACCGACTCGAGAGGTCTTGGGTTCAATCCTTACCAGTGAAACGTATGTGCCCTTTATTTCGTTTAATTTCTATCTTTTTATTAGGCCCATGAACCTCCCTTAtagggaaggaaaaaaaagatatcacAACTATAAATAGTAAGAGGAGGATATATCTTCTGCCATGGAAGAGACATTTTCCTTGTGTAGAGCTAACTTAGAGCATTCTGTGAGGTCTGTGACTTGGCCAACAACCTGCCACCCTTCCAAGCACAAGCACTTTAATCAAACGCAAGCACCTTAAATTAACCCTAACATTCTCCACGATCATGCTGTCACTTCGCGCCACCATTTCGGTGGCAGATAAGCCTATCAGTCTCAACCAAAGTCCCTGCCTATCTACTAAGACTCAAACACTCTCGCTGTTGTCCCTCTCTCAATCGATACAGCGGCGAGCCTTGGTTAGTGCCACAGATGGGGCCAAGGACTTTGAGGTGGTCAACGGCAGAATGGCCTCCGCCGGCGGCTTGACGAGGGTGGAGGTGGACCTGCTGCCCTCTGGCCTCCGGCAAGAGCTGATGCCCAGGCATGTGGCGGTATGCGCCGATGGATGTGGCAGATGGGCCCATAAGCGGGGGCTGCCACCATCAGCGGGCCATGCGGCAGGAGTGCGGTCCTTGAAGGAGATGATTGACCTCAGTGGTAAATGGGGGATTAAGGTGCTTACCGTGTTTTTATTCTCGACGGAGAACTGGTTTCGACCCAAAGTGAGCCGCCTCTTCCCGCTTTTATGAAGTTTTAGAGCTTATTACCGCATCATATCTTATGGTTAAGATGAGTTGCTTTCTCGGTGCAGGCCGAGGTTGACTTCTACATGGATTTGTACGAAAGGGTCGTAGAACACGAGCTGATGTCAGCTTGCTCTGGGTAATTTTCAGCTCTCAATATTCTTCGGCTTGTTCATCCTTCCCAGAGTTACACTAATATGATGTAATATGACACTATGATGTCATTATATTATAGCTCACCCGCAATGTACTTAGTTGGTGAGAGCAAGATGACCGTGATGGAATTTTTAGATTATATAATTGAAAACCATAGCCTAAGTTGGTGTATTTTCCATTGTTTGCGACAGAGATGGGGTGAGACTATCCATGATAGGAGATGCGTCAAGGCTCCCCAAGTCATTCCAGGAAGTGTGGGCTAAAGCAGAGCAATCGACGAAGAATAACTCCGGGCTTCACCTCATTCTCGCTATGAGCTATGGCGGGAAATATGACATAACTCAGGCATGCAAAAGCATAGCTCACAAAGTGGAAGACGGTCTGATCACATTGGAAGATATCGACGAGAAACTGGTTGGGCAAGAAATATCTACTGGCCGTGCAGAGTTTCCCTGTGTAGATTTATGGATGCGGACGAGCGGTGAACTACGAATCAGTAACTTCCTGCTGTGGGAATTGGCCTATGCCGAGCTTTACTTCTCCCCAGTTCTCTGGCCCGATTTCGGGAAGGCTGAGTTCGTGGAGGCCTTACATTCATACCAGCAGAGACAGAGACGATTTGGTGATAGGGTTTCATCATGAGACGGCTCCATATAGAGTATATGGTCAGTTTCAATCTACTAGTACTAGTGATTgctaggggtgtgcacgaGCATATCGGTTGGAACCTACCCAATAATAGATTTTGGATAactattaatataaaatgagTACGTTCCATGCATTGTTATCTGCCCGCACACTCAATATGCATAATTATAACCCACGCACTAACCCACAAGGCAACATCTACTTGCAGCTTTATTTCTTCGTCAATTAGCTTTGCTCCCTAAatattatacattttttttaatgaaattagatagatattatgcattt
This region includes:
- the LOC116188940 gene encoding dehydrodolichyl diphosphate synthase 2-like, which translates into the protein MLSLRATISVADKPISLNQSPCLSTKTQTLSLLSLSQSIQRRALVSATDGAKDFEVVNGRMASAGGLTRVEVDLLPSGLRQELMPRHVAVCADGCGRWAHKRGLPPSAGHAAGVRSLKEMIDLSGKWGIKVLTVFLFSTENWFRPKAEVDFYMDLYERVVEHELMSACSGDGVRLSMIGDASRLPKSFQEVWAKAEQSTKNNSGLHLILAMSYGGKYDITQACKSIAHKVEDGLITLEDIDEKLVGQEISTGRAEFPCVDLWMRTSGELRISNFLLWELAYAELYFSPVLWPDFGKAEFVEALHSYQQRQRRFGDRVSS